A single region of the Roseivivax sp. THAF197b genome encodes:
- a CDS encoding DUF721 domain-containing protein, which yields MGRQKGTTRGFAQASGLLKSRIRRASETRGFAESRVLTHWPEIAGEDTARIARPVEVSYSRGGMGATLVLLTTGAHAPMLEMQKDQIRDRVNQIYGYNAIQRVRITQTAPTGFSEGQVAFAPAPKAQPRPPAPEIVAEARQTAHGVADEGLRVALERLATNVLSRENDRG from the coding sequence ATGGGACGACAGAAGGGAACGACACGCGGTTTCGCGCAGGCCTCGGGACTATTGAAGTCCCGGATCCGCCGCGCGTCCGAAACCCGTGGCTTTGCCGAATCCCGCGTCCTGACCCATTGGCCCGAGATCGCGGGCGAGGACACTGCCCGCATCGCCCGCCCGGTCGAGGTCAGCTATTCCCGGGGCGGCATGGGGGCGACGCTCGTTCTGCTGACGACCGGGGCCCATGCCCCCATGCTCGAGATGCAGAAGGACCAGATCCGCGACCGGGTGAACCAGATCTACGGCTATAACGCGATCCAGCGCGTGCGTATCACGCAGACGGCGCCGACGGGCTTTTCCGAGGGCCAGGTGGCCTTTGCGCCCGCACCCAAGGCGCAACCGCGTCCGCCTGCGCCCGAAATCGTCGCCGAGGCGCGGCAGACCGCGCATGGCGTCGCGGATGAGGGTTTGAGGGTTGCACTTGAACGTCTGGCAACCAACGTCCTATCCAGAGAAAACGACCGAGGCTGA
- a CDS encoding TetR/AcrR family transcriptional regulator, producing the protein MDASVDKIRKGRKYDQVIDGAREVFLRDGFDGASVDDIARAAGVSKATLYSYFPDKQLLFMEVARLQCQEQAEEAITHLDRSLDSETLMQRAGKSFLDIVFSPMAIEHFRLCIAEAERFPALAEEFWRCGPLKFRDAMLTMFDLMIARGDIEIAEADRGRAAYQFGDLCKSGLHMERVFNIRGPVSDAEKQQNVEEAVRIFMARYAKTG; encoded by the coding sequence ATGGACGCGTCCGTCGACAAGATCCGCAAGGGTCGCAAATACGACCAGGTGATCGACGGCGCGCGCGAGGTCTTCCTGCGGGACGGCTTCGACGGGGCCAGCGTGGACGATATCGCACGCGCGGCCGGCGTCTCCAAGGCGACGCTCTATTCCTACTTCCCGGACAAGCAGTTGCTGTTCATGGAAGTGGCGCGCCTGCAATGCCAGGAACAGGCCGAAGAGGCGATCACCCATCTCGACCGCTCGCTGGACAGCGAAACGCTGATGCAGCGGGCGGGCAAGAGCTTCCTCGATATCGTCTTTTCGCCCATGGCGATCGAGCATTTCCGTCTCTGTATCGCAGAGGCGGAACGCTTTCCCGCGCTGGCCGAAGAATTTTGGCGCTGCGGTCCGTTGAAATTCAGGGACGCCATGCTGACGATGTTCGACCTGATGATCGCGCGCGGCGATATCGAGATCGCCGAGGCGGATCGCGGACGCGCGGCCTACCAGTTCGGCGACCTGTGCAAATCAGGCCTGCATATGGAGCGCGTCTTCAACATCCGCGGACCGGTCAGCGATGCCGAGAAACAGCAAAACGTCGAAGAGGCGGTACGCATCTTCATGGCGCGCTACGCCAAGACGGGATGA
- the mbfA gene encoding iron exporter MbfA: protein MRFITSRRRFSDLNEQEIIALAISSEEDDGRIYRMYAEHLREEFPGTAKVFDGMAAEEDGHRKALIDLHRKRFGEVIPLIRREHVAGFYARRPVWLIENLGLERIRSEARQMERDAERFYLNAAARTQDADTRKLLGDLAAAEAGHQNKADALEQEHLPEDAREAEDDGAKRQFVLTWVQPGLAGLMDGSVSTLAPIFAVAFATQDTWTTFLVGLAASVGAGISMGFTEAASDDGQLSGRGSPLKRGIASGVMTTLGGLGHALPYLIPQFWTATIIAFVVVFVELWAIVWIQNKFMDTPFLRATFQVVLGGALVFAAGALIGSG, encoded by the coding sequence ATGCGTTTCATTACCAGCCGTCGCCGTTTCTCGGACCTGAACGAGCAGGAAATCATCGCCCTCGCCATCTCTTCGGAGGAAGATGACGGGCGCATCTACCGCATGTATGCGGAGCATCTGCGGGAGGAATTTCCCGGCACCGCCAAGGTTTTCGACGGGATGGCCGCCGAAGAGGATGGACACCGAAAGGCGCTCATCGATCTGCACCGGAAGCGCTTCGGGGAGGTTATTCCGCTGATCCGGCGCGAGCATGTGGCGGGTTTCTACGCCCGTCGGCCGGTCTGGCTAATCGAAAACCTCGGGCTGGAGCGTATCCGCTCGGAAGCGCGACAGATGGAGCGGGACGCCGAGCGGTTCTATCTGAACGCAGCGGCGCGCACCCAGGATGCCGACACCCGCAAGCTCTTGGGGGATCTCGCGGCGGCAGAGGCCGGGCATCAGAACAAGGCCGACGCCCTTGAGCAGGAGCATCTGCCCGAAGATGCCCGCGAAGCGGAGGATGACGGCGCCAAGCGGCAATTCGTTCTGACCTGGGTGCAGCCGGGTCTTGCGGGGCTGATGGACGGCTCGGTTTCCACGCTGGCACCGATCTTCGCCGTGGCGTTCGCGACGCAGGATACCTGGACCACGTTCCTCGTGGGTCTTGCGGCGAGCGTCGGCGCGGGCATCTCCATGGGTTTCACCGAGGCCGCGTCGGATGACGGTCAATTGTCGGGCCGGGGATCACCCTTGAAGCGGGGGATCGCGTCGGGCGTCATGACCACGCTTGGCGGGCTGGGCCATGCGCTGCCCTATCTCATTCCGCAATTCTGGACCGCGACGATCATCGCCTTCGTCGTCGTCTTCGTGGAGCTTTGGGCCATCGTCTGGATCCAGAACAAGTTCATGGACACGCCCTTCCTGCGGGCGACCTTCCAGGTGGTGCTGGGCGGCGCACTGGTCTTTGCCGCGGGGGCGTTGATCGGGTCCGGTTGA
- a CDS encoding CaiB/BaiF CoA-transferase family protein, translating into MSVSAPRGPLEGLKVIELARILAGPWAGQTLADLGAVVIKVEAAAGDDTRQWGPPFIEREGDTSASYFHSCNRGKASVIVDLRTDEGQAQLRDLVRDADILIENFKVGGLAKYGADYESLSAVNPRLIYCSITGFGQTGPYAHRAGYDYIIQGMSGLMSITGDPDGQPQRAGVAVTDLFTGLYSVVGILSAVEQRHRTGRGQHIDMALLDCAVAATANQALNYLSTGTPPGRTGNYHPNLTPYQVFEVADGHIIIATGNDGQYRRLCRLLGVPEMAEAPEFLTNADRIAHRADMTARLTAATLTFTKADLLAACEAEGVPAGPINDMAEVMADPQVQARGMQIAPEGLPGVRAPFRFSDADLVLEKAAPKLGEG; encoded by the coding sequence ATGAGCGTCTCTGCCCCGCGCGGGCCGCTGGAAGGTCTGAAAGTCATCGAGCTCGCGCGCATCCTGGCCGGCCCCTGGGCCGGTCAGACGTTGGCCGATCTCGGTGCGGTTGTGATCAAGGTCGAGGCCGCCGCGGGGGACGACACCCGGCAATGGGGCCCGCCCTTCATCGAGCGCGAGGGCGATACCTCCGCTTCCTATTTCCATTCCTGCAATCGGGGCAAGGCGTCGGTCATCGTCGATCTGCGGACCGACGAGGGGCAGGCGCAACTGCGTGATCTGGTGCGCGACGCCGATATCCTGATCGAGAATTTCAAAGTCGGCGGACTTGCGAAATACGGCGCCGACTACGAGAGCCTTTCGGCGGTCAATCCGCGGCTCATCTATTGCTCGATCACCGGCTTCGGCCAGACCGGGCCCTATGCGCATCGCGCGGGCTACGATTACATCATTCAGGGCATGTCCGGGCTGATGTCGATCACCGGCGATCCCGATGGCCAACCGCAGCGCGCGGGCGTGGCGGTCACGGACCTGTTCACCGGGCTCTATTCCGTCGTGGGCATCCTGTCGGCGGTGGAGCAGAGGCACAGGACGGGCCGGGGTCAGCATATCGACATGGCGCTTCTGGATTGCGCGGTGGCGGCGACGGCCAATCAGGCGCTGAACTACCTGTCGACCGGCACGCCGCCGGGACGTACGGGGAATTACCACCCGAACCTGACGCCCTATCAGGTCTTCGAGGTTGCGGATGGTCACATCATCATCGCGACGGGCAATGACGGTCAGTATCGCCGCCTCTGCCGCCTGCTCGGTGTGCCGGAGATGGCCGAAGCGCCGGAGTTTCTGACGAATGCGGACCGCATCGCGCACCGCGCCGACATGACCGCCCGCCTGACGGCCGCGACGCTGACCTTCACCAAGGCCGACCTGCTCGCGGCCTGCGAAGCCGAGGGCGTGCCGGCCGGGCCGATCAACGACATGGCCGAGGTCATGGCCGATCCGCAGGTTCAGGCGCGTGGCATGCAGATCGCGCCCGAAGGGCTACCGGGCGTGCGGGCGCCCTTCAGGTTTTCGGATGCGGATCTGGTGCTTGAGAAGGCAGCGCCAAAGCTGGGCGAGGGCTAA
- a CDS encoding DsbA family protein, translated as MKRMISATALAAVLGLGGWFALQNTGVTQATDRTADLALPGAANAQGAEADGADSSVTVQEMVLGAEDAPVEVIEYASFTCPHCASFHADVFEEIKENYVDTGKVRFVYREVYFDKYGMWASLVARCGGNQDRFFGITDMIYDTQSDWARAGSDAAIAEGLRKIGRIAGLGNDELEACLTDGDKLRALVEWYQGNAEEDEISSTPSFVIDGELYSNMNYGDFAEILDAKLADQ; from the coding sequence ATGAAACGGATGATTTCCGCAACGGCGCTCGCCGCGGTTCTGGGCCTCGGTGGCTGGTTCGCACTGCAAAACACCGGTGTGACACAGGCGACGGATAGAACGGCCGACCTCGCTTTGCCGGGTGCGGCGAATGCGCAAGGCGCCGAGGCGGATGGGGCAGATTCGTCCGTCACCGTGCAGGAAATGGTACTGGGCGCAGAGGATGCGCCGGTCGAGGTGATCGAATATGCCTCCTTCACCTGTCCGCATTGCGCGAGCTTCCACGCCGATGTCTTCGAGGAGATCAAGGAAAACTACGTCGATACCGGCAAGGTCCGTTTCGTGTACCGCGAAGTGTATTTCGACAAGTACGGCATGTGGGCCTCGCTCGTGGCGCGCTGCGGCGGCAACCAGGATCGCTTCTTCGGGATCACCGACATGATCTACGACACGCAATCCGACTGGGCGCGCGCAGGCTCCGATGCGGCCATCGCCGAAGGTCTGCGCAAGATCGGCCGCATTGCCGGTCTCGGCAATGACGAGTTGGAGGCCTGCCTGACTGATGGCGACAAGCTGCGCGCGCTGGTCGAGTGGTATCAGGGCAACGCGGAAGAGGACGAGATCAGCTCGACCCCGTCTTTCGTTATCGATGGCGAGCTTTACTCCAACATGAACTACGGGGACTTCGCCGAAATCCTCGACGCGAAACTCGCCGATCAATGA
- a CDS encoding A/G-specific adenine glycosylase — translation MPWRVGPAARKAGMRPDPYRIWLSEVMLQQTTVAAVKSYFEAFTARWPTVSDLAGAADADVMAAWAGLGYYARARNLLKCARAVVADHDGVFPDSYDGLLTLPGIGPYTAAAIAAIAYDEAATVVDGNVERVMARLHDEHTPLPQSKPILTRHAEALTPEARPGDYAQAVMDLGATICTPKRPACGLCPWREACAAWAAGTQAELPKKAPKKKKPVRFGIAYLVRRVDGAWLLERRPDSGLLGGMLGWPGSDWIDVTAGTPEAAPPIRAEWKTLPDEARHTFTHFHLRLGLRTALVPMERVPERGEFVAAEDFRPADLPTLMRKAFDLARPR, via the coding sequence ATGCCCTGGCGTGTGGGGCCTGCCGCGCGGAAGGCCGGGATGCGGCCCGACCCCTACCGGATCTGGCTTTCGGAAGTGATGCTGCAACAGACCACCGTCGCCGCCGTGAAGTCCTATTTCGAGGCCTTTACGGCCCGTTGGCCGACCGTGAGCGACCTCGCAGGCGCGGCAGATGCCGATGTCATGGCGGCCTGGGCCGGGCTTGGCTATTACGCCCGCGCGCGTAACCTGCTGAAATGCGCCCGCGCGGTCGTGGCCGATCACGATGGCGTCTTCCCGGACAGCTATGACGGCCTGCTGACCCTACCGGGCATCGGGCCCTATACGGCCGCCGCGATCGCGGCCATCGCCTATGACGAGGCGGCGACCGTAGTGGATGGCAATGTCGAGCGGGTGATGGCGCGCCTTCACGACGAACACACGCCCCTTCCGCAATCGAAGCCGATCCTCACACGGCACGCAGAAGCCCTGACACCCGAGGCACGCCCCGGTGATTACGCGCAGGCGGTCATGGATCTTGGCGCCACGATCTGCACGCCCAAGCGTCCGGCCTGCGGGCTCTGCCCTTGGCGCGAAGCCTGCGCGGCCTGGGCCGCGGGCACGCAGGCCGAGCTCCCGAAGAAGGCGCCCAAGAAGAAAAAGCCCGTGCGCTTCGGCATCGCCTATCTCGTACGCCGCGTCGATGGGGCCTGGCTTCTGGAGCGGCGTCCGGATTCGGGGCTTCTGGGTGGCATGCTGGGCTGGCCGGGGTCGGACTGGATCGACGTGACCGCAGGCACACCCGAAGCCGCGCCGCCGATCCGTGCCGAATGGAAAACCCTGCCGGACGAGGCGCGACACACCTTCACGCATTTTCATCTGCGCCTGGGCCTGCGCACGGCGCTTGTCCCGATGGAGCGGGTGCCCGAGCGCGGTGAATTCGTCGCAGCGGAAGATTTCCGGCCCGCCGATCTGCCGACACTGATGCGCAAGGCATTCGACCTCGCGCGGCCACGATAA